Within Babylonia areolata isolate BAREFJ2019XMU chromosome 3, ASM4173473v1, whole genome shotgun sequence, the genomic segment GGAGACTACTACTACACGAAAGCTCTGAACTACCTGGCATCGTCCTCGTCAGAAAACGTCCAGTCTGACggcggcagcggcagcagcagttgCGAGTGCCTGCACTGTGGTGGTCCCAGGTCTTCCAGGGACAAAGACGACGACCACTTCACCCTCGGCTTCCGTCGAGGGTTGACGAGGGACCGTGACGACGACCCTCACAGCtctggtagtagcagcagcatcagcagcagtccCCGGAGCGACGCGGGGGGGCATTGTCCCCCCCACTCTGGAACCGCCACGGcgtcctcttcctcccactccccaGCCTCACCGAAGCGTCCTCGGGAGCGCAAGTGCAGCATCGGCGGCCGCTTTTACAAAACGGGCAACAGCGAGTTCGGCAAGATCGAGCCGAGGCGCAAGTTGTCGGACGGTCACGTGCATTGGGCGGACGAGTTCCACAAAGAGCTGATACGGTGCCACCCCAGGAAGTCCTACAGCCGGCACCCCTCCCACCTGTCCTCGCAGGTGAAGCCCATCTTGAAGTTCAGCCACGAAGAAAGCGAacagtgttgatttttttttttttaaacagaattctTCTTCCACTGGATATGTTCAGgcttttgccgtgtgtgtgtgtgtgtgtgtgtgtgtgtgtgtgtgtgtgtgtgtgacatgcgtcAAACAAAAAGTACTACCTCAAACGTACAAGATCGGTGGTGGGTAGACAGaagggtgagaagggggtggtggtgggaagtgaTTTCAGGGAATATACAGTAGTGTCATTTCCCGTCTTTTTTATGTGGTTATgtttcacatatatatatgtcttcaTTATGAAAGTAGCGTAAGTCATGAGAAAATGGCTTGCATTACGATGGTAAAAGCATTACCGAACGTAAAGTGTGGAAAGAGTTTGTAGGTTCCATTCTGTAACTAGATATCAGCTTTAAATAATCCGCGCATGGTATAActttctctctttgcttttcgtttgtttgtttgcttgtttatctcATCTTTTTGTCAGTGACTCTCTTTCTTtgcattagcgtgtgtgtgtgtgtgatatttagctTGCGCGTAGGTGTgtgcatatgatatatatatatatatatatatatatatatatatatatatatatatatatggtagttCCCTCGATGAGTGCTCATTATTGTTCACACGAATTACATGTCTGTAATGTTCTGTCAGTCACACGCGTGCAcgtttgcgtgcttgtgtgcaaaCGTACGTGCCTCTTGTTTCAAaatttgtttgcatttttgttgGATCGTTTATAGGTTCCATTTCATATGACTGTTTCGATTTATTGACATCCTCACATCATTGGTAACTCATCTGAACGGCATATGGCcttggttttgtctgtctgtgtctttcttcccTTGTTTGTTTAGCCACGTCAATTGATGACGTGGTCGGAAGATCAGCACAAGCGTCATCTGATCATATCACGACATTTTTATCCATTGTTGTTTGCAGGTGACAGGCTTAAATACGACGTTTAGCTACTTCTGTGAAAGGAAATGCTTGTTTGTGTCATATTTGTTTGAGTGTGCAAACCATGTTTGCACATCGTTATCACTGCCAGAGTTCCTTCTTCATTTGTTTGCTATGATAAAACAGTATACTGCTTTTTATGTTGGGGACATCAGTCTGGTGAACATGGTCCAcgtgcacgtacatacacacactcgcacacgcacaggcaggcagacacatacttccacacacacacacacacacgcacacacacacacacacgcatgcacgcacgcacacacacacacacacacacgcgcgcgcgcgtgcgcactccaTATTTATAGATAGATTCCGTAATTATTTGCATTTAACCATTTCGTTGTCTGCCACAGTTTCCGAATGTTCCCTCAGTCACTGTCGTATAATGAATGTCACAGTGAAACATAAAGCCATTCGTACCAGTCAGCTTACTGTACAAATAAGGCTAAGAACCGGTGACTGTGGCTGTCTGCAATAAAAAAGCATCTTTTGCTTGTGCCATTACGTTGACGCAAAACTTTCCGGACTCGTACACATAACCATCTTTACTCCTTCAGTTGCTTTCAAATGCCGGTCCATGCATTGCCGGGGAGTAAGATTCAGTTGATGTTGGTTTTCGTCAAAGGATGACTTTattcaatgatgatgacaacaattaATCAATATTcagcagaaaagaaaacgaagacagatgtgagatgataatgatgacgaagaggattgactgggaggaggaggaaaagaaactcggatagagagaaagagtggaattCGTAGACGAGCtagaaagagacaatgagagacacagagctggtttggggtttgggggtggtggtggcggtggtgaatcCGTTAActgagaaaagacaaatctggaAATCCAACGATTTcaagaatgaaagaagagagagagagagagagattcgttccTTTTTAAAAGTTATTGTTGTATAATGCCTCAGGTGAATCATTTTCTTATGCTTGTCTGTCAGTTTTGTCCCAGTGTTCATGTGGGGGCTGTTATTACTCTAGACAGAATGATGATAActgaatgttgatgataatggtgactgCGTTCTCTGTCTCAGCATATGTCAACACTTTGTGCTTATTTCACAAGCTTGACTGATGTCGAAACGAGACTTGCACTTCTGGAATAAAACGAGACATGGCTGCAagttgatatttgtgtgtgtttgtgttctttcgGAAGAAGCGCTAGCGAATGCACAGACATATACACGCGCAAGCAcgcgtacacatgcacatacatacgcacgcgcacacgtgcaaatgcacatacacagatacatatacaccctcctcccccccctcctcaccttttttttctgcatgcaagtgtatttgttttcctatcaaagtggatttttctgtggaATTTCGCCCGGGACACCCcgttttttgccgtgggttctttaacgtgtgctaagtacatgctgcacatggaacctcagtttatcgtctcatccgaatgactaacgtccagaccgtCACTCAGGGTCTAGTAAAGGGGGACGTGACGGGGGGAATACTGGCGCGTGTTGGGATCGAATCAGAGTGCTCAAATTCTCTCgatcgcttccaaggcggacgtgttaacTCTTGGCCAACGCTCGACATCTCTCGATCCATATCCATGTCCCGATGTGCTGCTTTCATGTTCCTGTTGCCCTCTTGTtcatgtttctctttcttttcttttttttttatcagcgaaCGAGTATAGTCACATCTTCCTCTTTGCTTTCTGCACCGATCTTACACATTGTCTTcaaactgtcagtctgtctgtatgaatcTGTATCTCAGGGCCATTGTTGCGGATGGCTGGACATGTGAAAGGAAACGATAAGTACATGTAAGCCTGAAACACTTCCATTAAAACATCCTGCATCCCTAGCCATTTAAAgacaaacaactgaacaaaaagaaactAAACACAAAAGAGATCGTCCAAAATTCACTGTCGTCTATCACTGTCGACTGTCATCGTGATGATCACAGTTTCGATTTTCCACACGCATTTCCATGGCTGTGGAGAGAAACGATTCTGTATTCTTTTCGTGTCAAGGTCTTTGGTATCATCAACAGGGCTGATCCATGGAGAATGTCGTTGAAGGGAAGTGGTGGAAATTTGGCACTTCTTCAGAGGTCACGCTCACAAAATCCGGCTCCGTGACTTCAACATGCGTGCTATCAGTGAGGCAGGGTCAGCCACTATAGTGTCTTCCGTCTGTTTGAATCAGTCATCATTTGCCGACTCGTTATCAATGCAGTGTTTCCTCTGGGTGGTGGCCTTACGTTGATTAACCGAACGGTTGAATAGGTATGCGACCTGTGGACTTCTGACCACGGACTTATCGTCGTGGACCTCCTTACGTCTCCAGAGATGATGGCTGCATCAGAAATTGTCACTGCCGGgcgttgcacttcctgctgtggctgtgtgggaccagtgctggagtggcaatctttACTACATGCGGGACAGTTATAGGTAGATAGAATGGGTTTAAGCTCGTGACTTCTGACCCTGCGACGTCATTGATAGAAAGAGcaatgtgtgtgtacgggtggggtagaggggagtatgtgtgtgtgaatatgtgtgaggcgttgtttgtgtgtgtgtggagtggggggcgtgtgagggggggggggggggtgagtatacgtgtgaggggttgtgtgtgtagagtgggggggcgtgtgagggggggggggttgagtatATGTGTGAGgcgttgtttgtgagtgtgtggagtggggaggggggtgagggggggggggtgagtatatGTAtgaggggttgtttgtgtgtgtatgtgtggggggagtatatacatatatatatatatatatatatatatatgtgtgtgtgtgtgtgtgtgtgtgtgtgcatatgagagacagacagacaggcagacgacgCTGAAATAGGCagacactaagacagacagaaaagcattACTATATTGTTTCAGTTCATCCCCGCATGCACGCCACAGACGGAGATAATGTGCTCTGAGCCGCAGGGTATAGAGCGCTATCTAAATGCACATTggtattaatatcattattgtagttgttattattgttaagagagagagagagagagagagagagagaattcattggAATGGAGAATTTATTTGGGAATTTTGCCCCTCATCATGGATACGTGAACATCTTTATATGTATCATATAATGCGGCTACAAGGTGAACACACGTTAAATGTAAGATTCATTCATGAAATACAACAAAGATAGCAAATTTGTAAGCAACATCATGATTATGTCTGTCAATTTCTCTCCTGAGGTTTACAGGTCTACGGAGACAAGGAAAGATAAACTAACACCAGGCTTTGTACATGAAATCAATGAACTCAGATTGAAAAAGCAAGGTTCAGGTAAAGCAGTTGCATCGTGAGATCCCAAGCAAGAAAGGACCActcatcactgtcactgcacaaATATATTATATTGTATCTGGAACAACACACTTTGAATCACACATGTACTGTATACAGTGTAAATCTTGTTATAACCTTGTATTATTCATTTCCAAATGTTTTAAGTCATGGGCATATTCAACGCCACACACAATAAAAGTACTGTCATTAATTTTCGGTCATAAAATAATCACGCGCTGACCCAGACCCTTGAAAACCAGTGATATTGCCAA encodes:
- the LOC143280636 gene encoding uncharacterized protein LOC143280636 → MESSTIQDADAVDADPETQFDGDYYYTKALNYLASSSSENVQSDGGSGSSSCECLHCGGPRSSRDKDDDHFTLGFRRGLTRDRDDDPHSSGSSSSISSSPRSDAGGHCPPHSGTATASSSSHSPASPKRPRERKCSIGGRFYKTGNSEFGKIEPRRKLSDGHVHWADEFHKELIRCHPRKSYSRHPSHLSSQVKPILKFSHEESEQC